The DNA region AGTTTTGAAAATATCGTCTAATGGTTTAGTATCTTTTGCAAAATCTCACATCATTTGATCATATAGTGGTTTAAAAAGTTCATTTTCACCAAAATTAACAGTTTCTAATTTAATAAAATAGTCTTTAATGTTTTCAATTAGAAAACTTACTGCTTTATCAGAAAAGGCATGTAAGGCAGTAACATTTTCAGTAACATTGTAAATACTTGTTATTCCAAAACTAGCATACATTTGTTTAAATTTTAATTGAAGTGTTGCTTTGTAATCAACTCGAACAGCTGAAAAAGGCTCTGGATTAACATCACTAGGAAATTTATTGCGTAAATTTTCTACATCAATAAAAGTAACTTTTACAATATTTTTTTCATCATCTAGGGTTAATGGCATTTCATCAACAAAGTAATTTGAATATTCATTTTGTAAGTCATGGTTAACATTATCAAAAATTTTTGTAAAACTATTGATAAAATAAGTAGCCATTTTATTATCTTCTGGATTATTTAACTTTAATTGATAAGAATCAGTATCTCCTTTATTTACTTTAGAATAGATTTTTGACAAGTTGCTTTTTATACTATCGATATAAGGAATATTTTTAATTTTTTGATTAATTTTTTCACCTGCTTTTGCTTGAATTTCATTAAAGACTTGCAGGTCTTTTGCGGTAATACTTTCGTTAGTAACTAGTTTTTTGTTATGACAAGCAACAACATTGGGAGCAACAGTTCCGACTAATGTGATTGTTCCTAAAATACTTAATAATTTCTTCATTGTTTTTTTCTCCTTGTTATTAATTCAAATTAAAAAATTATTGGCATTGCAATAGTAATTTAATTAGTATTTTTTAATATTTAACTTTTTTGTTTTTTAAGTTAACGGTGGCGCATGTCCTTTTTTAAATTGACTAATTGATTTAGAATTACGAAAATTAGTAAATAATAAACCTTCACGGAATGTTAAAATTCTTGAAAGAAAAATATTTAAAATAATTATTAATGTTATTTTGTTTTTAAAAATTAGATATTGGTAAAAAAGAGTTTTAAATTGTTCTGTGCTTTTTTTAAGGTATTTTAAAAATTCAATTTTAATTTTAAAATAATAAGCAAAAAGAAGAAAAATAACAGATGTATAAAATAAATTATCATTGATTTCCAAATCAACATTTTTAATGGATATATTATAAGCAAGATAAATAATTACCAAAATAAAATATGAAGTTAAATACCCAGTAAATAATTTGTTTCTCATCAGTTTTTCCTCTTTTGTATCTTAACTATATTTATAACAATTATTTATAAAAAAACAAGTGGATAACTTTTATTAATCGAAGTTTTTATTTATTAATCTATAAATTACTAATTTTATTTTGCTTATTTTTTAAAACAATTTATAATATATTAGGAATAAACAAGAAAAAGAAAGGAATGTTATAATGGCATTACAATATAAGCGTGTTTTATTAAAATTGTCTGGCGAAGCATTAGGAAACTCTGATGATTTGTATGATTCAAAGAGAATTCATGATATCGCTAGACAAATTGTTAAATTACAAAGAGAAGGACTTCAAATTGCGATTGTTGTTGGTGGTGGCAATATTTGGCGTGGTAATCGTGCTGATAGTATTAATATGAATCCGATTAGTGCGGATTATATGGGAATGTTAGCAACCGTAATGAATGCACTAGCATTAGAAGCAGTCTTAAAAAATGAAGGAAGTGAAAATGTTGTTGTAACTTCAAAAATTCAAGTTCCAGAAGTAGCATCGCCATATTTATTTAAAAAAGCAAAAGCTGCTTTGGAAAAGGGAGCAATTGTTATTATGGCTGGTGGAACTGGCCAACCAAAATTTACAACTGATACTGCGGCAACAATTCGGACAATTGAAATTGATGCTGATGTTATGTTAATGGCAAAGAACGGTGTTGATGGCATTTATGATAAAGATCCGCGCGAAAATTCTGATGCAATTCGATTTGATAATATTAGTTTAAATGAATTACAAGAAAAACAATTAAAAGTGATGGACTTAACAGCATCAAGTTTAGCAATGGAAGATAATGTTAAAATTGTTGTTTTTGACATTAATGAACCAGATAATATTTATAAGGCAGCACACGGAAGTGCTCGTTCAACAGTTGTTACAGGAGGAAGAAAATAAATGTCACAAGAAATTATTAATCAAACAAAAGAAAAAATGACAAAAGTATTAGGGACATTTGAAAATGAATTAGTAAAAATTCGTACTGGTCGTGCTAATCCAAATATGTTAGCACATATTATGATTGATTATTATGGAACACTAACGCCAATTCATCAATTAGCAAATATTATGGTTCCTGAGGCGCGCCAATTAG from Spiroplasma sp. NBRC 100390 includes:
- the pyrH gene encoding UMP kinase, whose product is MALQYKRVLLKLSGEALGNSDDLYDSKRIHDIARQIVKLQREGLQIAIVVGGGNIWRGNRADSINMNPISADYMGMLATVMNALALEAVLKNEGSENVVVTSKIQVPEVASPYLFKKAKAALEKGAIVIMAGGTGQPKFTTDTAATIRTIEIDADVMLMAKNGVDGIYDKDPRENSDAIRFDNISLNELQEKQLKVMDLTASSLAMEDNVKIVVFDINEPDNIYKAAHGSARSTVVTGGRK